From Pelagibacterium flavum:
TAGACGCCGATGGAGCCGACGATGGAGAGGTTGCGCGCGTAGATGCGATCAGTGGCGATGGCGGCCATATAGGCGGCCGAGGCGCCCAGCTCACCGATGGTGGAGACCACGGGCTTTTGTTCGGCGAGCGCGCGCAGGGAGGCATAAAGCTCTTCGCCGCCCGCCGTGGTGCCGCCCGGAGAGTTGATGGCCACGATGACCGCGGCAACGGTATCGTCTTCGGCCAGCTCCTCGAAAAGCGCGGTGCGTTCGGCGTCCGTCAGGATGGTGCCCGAAATGGTGACGCGGGCAATGACATCGCCAGCGGGGTTCATCAGCGGGGAAAAGCGGGCAAGGCCGACCACCACGGCGATGGCCAGCACCACGAAGGCGAAAATCCGCCAGCGGCCACGCGAGCGCCGCAGGGCGCGGGTGACGGGGATGGTCTCGTAAGGATCGTCTTGAGGCGACATGGTGGCGTCCAGATTTGATCGTTAGTGATCGCTACCGCTAACGGGAGGCGGGTGCAACCATGTAGCGCGCGTCGGGGGCGTAGCTTGAGAGCTTTGCGGCGAGGTGTTCGGCATCGGTGACGGCGAACCCCATGCGGGTCCAGAAGGAGACCGAGCCGTTGACGGCGACAAGGCTGAGGGCGCCGAAGGGGGCGGCTAGGGGGAACAGGGCCTGCACGATCTGGCGGGCCGCGCCGGTGCCGCGCGCGGCGGGCAGGAGAGCCAGATCGTGGATATAGAGCGTGTCGCAGGGCTCGGGGAGACCGCCCAGGACCGTATTGAGCGCCGGGAGAGCGCCCAGACGGAAGGGGTGGGCGAGGATATAGCCGGCGGGGGCGGCGCCGATTTCGAGAAGGAAGCAGAAATCGGGCCCCAGGGCCTGCCGGTCGGCAAACACCGCGTCGTCCTCGGGGAAATCGGGGTGCACCTTCCTGGCGATGGCCGAGACGGCGGGGATGTCGGTGGGGAGAAGCGGGCGCCAGAGAGCGGTCACGGCTGGGCGACCATTTGCACGATCTGGATGAGATTGCCGCAGGTGTCATCGAGGACGGCCATCTTGACCGGGCCGGCATTGGTGGGCGGCAGGGTGAAGGCGACGCCGAGGGCCGAAAGGCGCGCATATTCGGCGTCGATATCGTCGACCTGAAACGAGGTCAGCGGGATGCCATCGGCGACGAGCGCCTGTTTGAAAGGGGCCGTGGCGGGGTGAGCGGAGGGTTCGAGCAGCAGTTCGACCCCGTCAGGCGCGTCGGGGCTGACCACGGTGAGCCAGCGGTTTTCGCCATCGACGGGGATGTCGTGCTTTTTGATGAAGCCGAGTTTGGCCGTGTAGAAATCGAGGGCCTTGTTCTGGTCGTCGACATAGACGGATGTGACGTAGATTTTCATTGGTGTTCCTCCATGAAGGATTGCAGCCAGCCCGCTTGGAGCGCGGCAATGGGTGCGGTGTTGAGGCTGTGGAGCTTTGTGGTGCCCTGCCATTCGATTTCGATCAGCCCGGCCTCCTCGAGGGTTGCCAGGTGCCTCGAAAAGCCCTGGCGGGTCTGGCCGATGCCGTGATTGGTGACCACGCGGGTGAAAAGCTCGAACAGGGACTGGCGGTCGCGCCTGGCAAGTTCGGCGATGATGATGCGGCGGGTCGTATCGCCCAGGGCACGGAACAGGCGGTTGAGGGTTTCGTCGTCAGTGGTCATGACGCCTTATGCAACAAACTTGTTGCATAGTCAAGAGTTGTGGGAAGAGGGTTCGGTTAAGGCCCCGTTAACCATGTTGGCACCTGATGGAGCCGATTGTGTATTGGCTGATTTGGGGTTTTCGAGATGGGGCAGGCAGGCGCGCATATCATTGTTGTGGGCAATGAAAAGGGAGGGTCGGGCAAATCGACGACCTCGCTGCATCTGGCCGTCTATCTGCTCCATTTGGGGTTTGCCGTGGGGACCGTGGACGTGGACAGCCGCCAGCAGACGCTGACGCGCTATGTGCGCAACCGGCGAGCCAGCGCGGAGGCGCGGGGCCGCAACGTGCCGATGCCCAAGCACCTTTATATCCCGACGGCCTGGGGGGATTCGATTTCGGAAAACCAGGCGGCCGAGCGCGAGATTTTCGACCGCTCGGTTACGGGGCTGCGCAAGGAGGTCGATTTCATCGTCATCGACACGCCGGGGTTCGACTGCAACCTGGCGCGGGCGGCGCTGGAGATTGCCGATACGCTGGTGACCCCGCTCAACGATTCGATGATCGATCTGGACGTTCTGGCCCGCATCGACGAGCAGAGCGGGCAACCGATCCAGACCAGCCCCTATTCGCGAAACGTGCAAAAAGCGCGCGCCGAGCGGCTGGAGCGCACGGGCCAGACGATCGACTGGGTGCTGGTGCGCAACCGGATTGCGCAACTGGGCTCGCGCAACGCCAGCGAGGTGCAGCAGACCATCGAGATGGTCGCCGAGCGGCTGGGGTGCCGGGTGGCCGAGGGGATCGCCGAGCGGGTGATCTTTCGCTCGCTGTTCAAACTGGGGATGACGGTGTTCGACCCGCTGGATGCCGAAACGCTGGGGGCCGCGCCCTCGATGTCGCATGTCAATGCGCGGCAGGAATATCGGCGACTGGTGGCGGCGATGCGGCTGCCGGTGGGCTTGCCGGTGCCCGAGGCGGACAATGGAGCAAGCGCGGCGGGAGTCGAGCGGCGTTCGGCTTAGAGGCCCGGGCGGCGGCAGGCCGCTGCGTTCTGCGACTGGCCCGTGTGCATCAGGAAATTTTTTGATGCACACTTGATGTTTGTGTGCAGCAAACTATAACTTGATGCACATAAACGGGGTTCGACATGGAACCGGTATCTCTGAGCCGCTCGGCGGTGGTGGCCTATCAGGATCTCTTGCGCCTTCATCTCGATGAGCGGGCGGCGAGCCTTATGGGCAGTATCGAGGAGCGGCACCGCAACGGGCGGGTCTATCTTTACGAGCGGTTCCGGATCGGGACCGAGATGGTGAGCCGGTATCTGGGCGAGGACAGGCCGGAGCTGCGGGCGCGGCTGGAAAAGGCCGAAACCCTGAAACAGCAATCGGAGGGGCGCCGGCAGCGGATGAGCCAACTGGCGCGGACGCTGCGGGCCGAAGGGCTTTTGACGACCGACCGGGAGACCGGCTCGCTGCTGCTCGCCTTTTCAAGGGCGGGGGTGTTCCGGCTGGGGGGAACGCTGGTGGGCACTTCAGCCTATGGGCTCTATCAGGGCGAACTCGGGGTGCGCATGGATGCCGAGGAGCTGGCGCAGACCGGCGATATCGATATTGCCAGTATCGAGCGGCTTTCGGTGGCGTTGGACGACAAGGTTGAAGAAAGCCCCGCCGACATTCTCAATGTGCTTAAATTCGATCCCGTGCCGGGGATCAACAACAAACAGGTGTGGCGATGGCGGCAAAGCCACGGCGAAGTCATGGTGGAATTTTTGACGCCGGCGCTTGGCGAGGAAGGCGTCAAGCCGCTACCCGCCTTGGGGGTGAGCGCGCAGGGGCTTAATTATCTCAACTTCCTGCTTGCCGAGCCGGTCCAAGCGGTTGCGCTCTATCGCTCGGGGGTTCTGGTGCAGGTTCCGCGGCCGGAACGCTTTGCGATTCACAAGCTGATCGTGGCCGACCGGCGCCAGGGCGGGCCGGACCAGATCAAGGCGCGCAAGGACCGGGCCCAGGCGGCGTTTCTGGTGGCGGTGCTGGCGCAGGACCGGCCCGACGATCTCGCCGAAGCCTATAAAGACGCGCTGGCGCGCGGCCCGCGCTGGCGCGAGCGGATCGGGGCGAGTTTGAAGCGGATGCCGGAGACGGCGGGGGTGTTGAAGGGGATGGGCTCTAGTTAGCAGTAGCGCTAACACCCTTCGGCGCTGTCGGGTTCCTGTCGTGGTAAGACGCTCCTATTGTTGCGATGATCTGTTCCATAAATGGGAGCATCTAATGATTAATTCAGACGTGATCGACTATCGCCGCCTTACCGATCCAGAGCTTGCTGCTGTCATTGCGGAGCTTCGAAAAGAAAAGGGTTGGACACAGGAAACGCTCGCTGAAATTGCTCGCGTCAGTCCGCGCACCATACAGCGGCTCGAGAGCGGCCAACCTAGCAGTATTGATACACGTCGAACATTAGCGGCCGCTTTTGATTTTGATGACCTTGATACATTTAACGGGCCTTGGCCCTTACCCAATATTGAAAGGCTAAAGGAAGAATCCGCGCGTATTGAACGCGAAACTGTCGCTGTGGACGTGCAGCAGATGGTGAAGGGGAAACAATTGCGTAAGCTCGCCGAACGCGCCCACAGCTTTCTCATCACATCAATTGATGATCCGACGGACAATGTCGAAGCGTTGCTCGCGTCTCTTCAAGATTGCTTTTGCGAATACGGCGACTGCCATGATCTCTATTCAGCGAGAGACAAGCTTGAAGTGGATCGTCAATTCCAGGAGCAGATCGATGAATTGAGAATGCAGGGTATTGGCATTGTTGCGGGGTGTCGCCGAGCTAGGATGCGACTGAAGAGTTCTCAATCGAGCGATGCCAGCTTTTTCCTCGATATTGTCTATGTCGTTTCGGCCTCCCTAGATGCCCTTCCCCAAATTGTTAGAGTTCCGCGTAACGACAGCTTCGGATTTTAATCCAGCTTGTCGTGTTCTAAGACATTAGTGTCGCGCTCGCGTCGCAACGATAGCGCATCGTCTGAAATCCTGCCGCTTTCCTGACGTGGTACTGTCGCTCCATTCGCGCTAGATTGAAACTCATGAGCAATCGAAATCACAGACCAGATGGAGCAAAGATCCGCGAATTGCGGGGGTTAGCGGGCATGACCCAAGAAATACTGGGTATTAAAAGTGGCGTAGATCGGCGGACGATTCAGCGCGCAGAAACCGACAAGCCGATGCAAATGGAAAGTCTATCCAGCATCGCATCGGCACTTAATGTACGTGTTAGTGAAATTATCAGAACTGCTGAAAATGAGGACGGCACCAATGCAGAGGACTTGGCAGCCCAGAGTTTAATTGTTCTACGGCCAGTTGATTCTGGGATGACTCTCATCAATACGCTGGAAGCCAGCTTTGACGGCAAGATAACGTGCGAGGCGGAGCCGACTTCCGAAAACATTGATGTGCTTGAGGCGATGACTTCCGCGATCGAAGCCATGATGCCGAATCCTTGGCGGACGCCAATGGAAGAGCCGGTGTTTCCGCTGTCGGCAAGGCTTCGTCAAGCCGTCAGTCTGAATCAGCAGATTAAGCAATTATTGGACTTTGGCATTGCCGCCTTTGTCGCAACATACACGGCAAAGGCTCAGATGCCATATTACGATATCGATACTGGCGAAATGTATGTAACCAGCCGGACGCCTCGCGAACTGGTCACAATCTGCCGGATCATGCTGGCGCCGATTGCTCGCAGTGACCGGATCACGCTCAAGGTCGATGATCTCTACGTACCCTCGAAAGCTCCAGCTTTCGAACCGAATGGTTTGGAGGATATTCCTTTCTAAAGTTCCGCAGCGTAGCTCAGGTGGACAGAGCACCCTGTTTTCGACGGTTCGATGTGGTCTTGCCGGACGCCATCACCGGACAGGGAGGTCGCAGGTTCGAATCCTGCCGCTGCGCCATCTCGATAAGCCTGCGAGAGAGTTCCCATAACAGGTTGGCTCGCTAAGCGTATGGCGTGGAATAGTCCATTTTAAGTTTATTCCATAGTGCCCGATCTTACCACCATTCCCAAAGAAAAAGGCCCGCGCTTTCGCGCGAGCCCCATAAAATCGATCACACTATGTGTGTTACTTCTTGTCCTGGCCCTTGAGGGCTGCGCCAAGGATGTCGCCGAGGGAGGCGCCGGAGTCGGAGGAACCGTACTGAGCGACGGCTTCTTTTTCTTCGGCGATTTCCAGGGCCTTGATCGAAAGGCCGATGCGGCGGGTCTTCTTGTCGAACTGGGTGATGCGGGCATCGACCTTTTCGCCGACGGCGAAGCGTTCGGGGCGCTGGTCTTCACGGTCGCGGCTCAGATCGGAGCGGCGGATGAAGGCCGTCAGGTCGGTGTCGGCGATGCGCACTTCGAGGCCACCATCGGTAACGGCGGTGACTTCGGTGGTGACGATCGCGCCCTTGCGCAGGCCATCGGAGCCGGCAGCGGCATCGGCCATTGCATCGGACCCAAGCTGCTTGATGCCCAGGGAAATGCGTTCCTTGTCGATATCGACGTCGAGAACCTTGGCCTTGACGATGTCGCCACGGTTGTAATCCTCAAGCGCTTCTTCGCCCGGACGGTTCCAGTCGAGATCGGAAAGGTGGACCATGCCGTCCACATCGCCGTCGAGGCCGATGAACAGGCCGAATTCGGTCTTGTTCTTGACTTCGCCTTCGATCTCGGCACCGATCGGGAACTTGTCGGCAAAGCTTTCCCACGGATTGGCGAGCGTCTGCTTGAGACCAAGCGAGATGCGGCGCTTTTCGGGATCGACTTCGAGAACGACCACTTCGACTTCCTGGGAGGTCGAGACGATCTTGCCCGGATGGACGTTCTTTTTGGTCCAGCTCATTTCCGAGACGTGGATCAGGCCTTCGATGCCCGGCTCGAGTTCGACGAACGCACCGTAATCGGTGATGTTGGTCACGCGGCCAGTGAACTTGGCTTCCACCGGATACTTGGCGGCAATGCCTTCCCAGGGATCGGCCTGGAGCTGCTTCATGCCCAGCGAAATACGATGGCTTTCCTGATTGACGCGGATGATCTGGACCTTGATGGTCTCGCCGATCGCCAGGACTTCGTTGGGGTGATTGACGCGGCGCCATGCGATGTCGGTGACGTGGAGCAGGCCATCGATGCCGCCCAGATCAACGAACGCACCGTAATCGGTGATGTTCTTGACGACGCCTTCGACCACCTGGCCCTCTTCGAGCTGTTGGACGATTTCCGAACGCTGTTCGGCGCGCGATTCTTCGAGAATGGCGCGGCGCGAAACGACGATATTGCCGCGGCGCTTGTCCATTTTCAGGATCTGGAAGGGCTGCGGCACGTTCATCAGGGGAGCGATGTCGCGGATGGGGCGGATATCGACCTGGGAGCGCGGCAGGAAGGCCACGGCGCCATCGAGATCGACGGTGAAGCCGCCCTTGACCTGGTTGAAGATCTGGCCTTCGACCTTTTCGCCCTTGTCGTAAAGGACTTCGAGGCGGACCCAGCTTTCTTCGCGGCGGGCCTTCTCACGGGAGAGGACAGCCTCGCCCATCGCGTTTTCGACGCGGTCGACATAGACTTCGACTTCCGAGCCGACGGCAATGGTGCCGTCGCGGCCGGCGGCGCCGAATTCCTTCATCGGCACGCGGCCTTCGGTCTTCAATCCCACGTCGATGATGGCGAGGTCTTTTTCGATTGCGACGACCTTGCCTTTGACAACGGTGCCCTCGACGGGATCGATGTCCTGAAAGCTCTCAAAAAGGAGCTGTTCGAAATCTTCTGCAGATGCGGTCTGGTTAGCCATTAAAACTCCATTCCGAGCGGGTGCGCGGAACATTTGGTTGGTGTTGATGATGTGGATAGTCGTGCCGATATAGCCAACGGCGTTCCCACCCCATATGGGGTTTGGAGCGCTGATTTTCAAACCGGCGAATACTGACAGGGCAGGTGAACCCTTAAGGCGGGTTCGGGTGCGAAAGATTTGTGGCCCAACGCCGCAAGTTTGGATTTTGCCTGAGCTCTTTAAGAGCGGGCCGACTTGCGGGCGATAGCCGCCTCCACTTGCGCGATGGCTGCCGTAATGGCGGCTTCTATATCCAAATTGGTCGTATCGAGCAAGACCGCATCGTCAGCGGGGTGAAATCCGCCATGGGGGGCGGCGGCATCGCGCGCATCGCGGGCCTCGATATCGGCAAGGAGCTTGTCTCGATCGACGCTCTGGCCGCGTGCCTCGATCTGGCGGGCGCGGCGGTCGGCGCGGACTTTGGGATCGGCGACGATAAAGAGCTTGGCGTCGGCCTCGGGGGCGATGGTGGTGCCGATATCGCGGCCATCGAGCACGGCGCCGAGCGGGTGGGTGGCGAAATCGCGCTGGAAGGCGAAGAGGGCTTTGCGCACGCCGGGGAAGACGGCGATCCTTGAGGCCAGAACGCCCACTTCGGCGCCGAGCAGATATTCGGGGTCGATGGCGGCAGAATCGAGGTCCCGGGCGGCCTTTGTGGCCCTCGCCTCGATATCGGGGGCATCGATATGGGCTTTGACCGCCAGCCCGACGGCGCGGTAGAGCAGGCCCGTATCGAGATGGGGCAGGTTGAAGTGCCGGCCCAGCGCGGCGGCGATGGTGCCCTTGCCCGAGGCCGCCGGTCCATCCACCGCGATAATCATGCGGCGTCCTCGCTTTTGGAAAAGCCGGCGCCGAGCCGGGTGAAATCGGCTTCGAAGCTGGGGAACGAGGTGGCGATCATCCGGTCGTCATCGACGGCGACAGGCTTATCGGCCGCCAGGCCCATGACCAGAAAGCTCATGGCGATGCGGTGATCGAGGTGGGTTGCGACGGTGCCACCGCCGGGAACGGCGCCCTTGCCGGTGACGGTGAGGAAATCAGTGCCCTCCTCGCAGACAACGCCATTGGCCTCGAGCCCACGGGCGACGGCGGCGAGGCGGTCGGATTCTTTCACCCGCAACTCCTCGAGCCCTGCCATGTGGGTGACGCCTTGCGCAAAGGACGCGGCGACGGCGAGGACCGGGTATTCATCGATCATCGAGGGGGCGCGGGAGGCGGGGACGGAGACGCCCTTCAATGCCGAATGTTTCACCCGCAGGTCGGCGATGTCCTCTCCGCCCGAAACGCGGCGGTTTTCGATTGTGATGTCGCCGCCCATTTCAATGAGCGTATCGATCAGGCCGGTGCGGGTGGGGTTCATCAGAACGTTTTCGATGGTGACTTCCGAGCCCGGCACGATGAGGGCGGCAACGAGCGGGAAACCGGCCGAGGACGGATCGCCGGGGACGAT
This genomic window contains:
- a CDS encoding GNAT family N-acetyltransferase, which encodes MTALWRPLLPTDIPAVSAIARKVHPDFPEDDAVFADRQALGPDFCFLLEIGAAPAGYILAHPFRLGALPALNTVLGGLPEPCDTLYIHDLALLPAARGTGAARQIVQALFPLAAPFGALSLVAVNGSVSFWTRMGFAVTDAEHLAAKLSSYAPDARYMVAPASR
- a CDS encoding VOC family protein codes for the protein MKIYVTSVYVDDQNKALDFYTAKLGFIKKHDIPVDGENRWLTVVSPDAPDGVELLLEPSAHPATAPFKQALVADGIPLTSFQVDDIDAEYARLSALGVAFTLPPTNAGPVKMAVLDDTCGNLIQIVQMVAQP
- a CDS encoding ArsR/SmtB family transcription factor, with translation MTTDDETLNRLFRALGDTTRRIIIAELARRDRQSLFELFTRVVTNHGIGQTRQGFSRHLATLEEAGLIEIEWQGTTKLHSLNTAPIAALQAGWLQSFMEEHQ
- a CDS encoding division plane positioning ATPase MipZ; this translates as MGQAGAHIIVVGNEKGGSGKSTTSLHLAVYLLHLGFAVGTVDVDSRQQTLTRYVRNRRASAEARGRNVPMPKHLYIPTAWGDSISENQAAEREIFDRSVTGLRKEVDFIVIDTPGFDCNLARAALEIADTLVTPLNDSMIDLDVLARIDEQSGQPIQTSPYSRNVQKARAERLERTGQTIDWVLVRNRIAQLGSRNASEVQQTIEMVAERLGCRVAEGIAERVIFRSLFKLGMTVFDPLDAETLGAAPSMSHVNARQEYRRLVAAMRLPVGLPVPEADNGASAAGVERRSA
- a CDS encoding nucleotidyltransferase family protein, with product MEPVSLSRSAVVAYQDLLRLHLDERAASLMGSIEERHRNGRVYLYERFRIGTEMVSRYLGEDRPELRARLEKAETLKQQSEGRRQRMSQLARTLRAEGLLTTDRETGSLLLAFSRAGVFRLGGTLVGTSAYGLYQGELGVRMDAEELAQTGDIDIASIERLSVALDDKVEESPADILNVLKFDPVPGINNKQVWRWRQSHGEVMVEFLTPALGEEGVKPLPALGVSAQGLNYLNFLLAEPVQAVALYRSGVLVQVPRPERFAIHKLIVADRRQGGPDQIKARKDRAQAAFLVAVLAQDRPDDLAEAYKDALARGPRWRERIGASLKRMPETAGVLKGMGSS
- a CDS encoding helix-turn-helix transcriptional regulator, yielding MINSDVIDYRRLTDPELAAVIAELRKEKGWTQETLAEIARVSPRTIQRLESGQPSSIDTRRTLAAAFDFDDLDTFNGPWPLPNIERLKEESARIERETVAVDVQQMVKGKQLRKLAERAHSFLITSIDDPTDNVEALLASLQDCFCEYGDCHDLYSARDKLEVDRQFQEQIDELRMQGIGIVAGCRRARMRLKSSQSSDASFFLDIVYVVSASLDALPQIVRVPRNDSFGF
- a CDS encoding helix-turn-helix domain-containing protein, coding for MSNRNHRPDGAKIRELRGLAGMTQEILGIKSGVDRRTIQRAETDKPMQMESLSSIASALNVRVSEIIRTAENEDGTNAEDLAAQSLIVLRPVDSGMTLINTLEASFDGKITCEAEPTSENIDVLEAMTSAIEAMMPNPWRTPMEEPVFPLSARLRQAVSLNQQIKQLLDFGIAAFVATYTAKAQMPYYDIDTGEMYVTSRTPRELVTICRIMLAPIARSDRITLKVDDLYVPSKAPAFEPNGLEDIPF
- the rpsA gene encoding 30S ribosomal protein S1 produces the protein MANQTASAEDFEQLLFESFQDIDPVEGTVVKGKVVAIEKDLAIIDVGLKTEGRVPMKEFGAAGRDGTIAVGSEVEVYVDRVENAMGEAVLSREKARREESWVRLEVLYDKGEKVEGQIFNQVKGGFTVDLDGAVAFLPRSQVDIRPIRDIAPLMNVPQPFQILKMDKRRGNIVVSRRAILEESRAEQRSEIVQQLEEGQVVEGVVKNITDYGAFVDLGGIDGLLHVTDIAWRRVNHPNEVLAIGETIKVQIIRVNQESHRISLGMKQLQADPWEGIAAKYPVEAKFTGRVTNITDYGAFVELEPGIEGLIHVSEMSWTKKNVHPGKIVSTSQEVEVVVLEVDPEKRRISLGLKQTLANPWESFADKFPIGAEIEGEVKNKTEFGLFIGLDGDVDGMVHLSDLDWNRPGEEALEDYNRGDIVKAKVLDVDIDKERISLGIKQLGSDAMADAAAGSDGLRKGAIVTTEVTAVTDGGLEVRIADTDLTAFIRRSDLSRDREDQRPERFAVGEKVDARITQFDKKTRRIGLSIKALEIAEEKEAVAQYGSSDSGASLGDILGAALKGQDKK
- the cmk gene encoding (d)CMP kinase is translated as MIIAVDGPAASGKGTIAAALGRHFNLPHLDTGLLYRAVGLAVKAHIDAPDIEARATKAARDLDSAAIDPEYLLGAEVGVLASRIAVFPGVRKALFAFQRDFATHPLGAVLDGRDIGTTIAPEADAKLFIVADPKVRADRRARQIEARGQSVDRDKLLADIEARDARDAAAPHGGFHPADDAVLLDTTNLDIEAAITAAIAQVEAAIARKSARS